One window of the Chryseobacterium sp. CY350 genome contains the following:
- a CDS encoding acyl-CoA thioesterase: MTTEERITNSETRIFKAVFPNTTNHYDTLFGGTAMQLMDEVAFITATRFARKRVVTVSSDKIDFKKPIPAGTIVELIGKVSHVGKTSMKVNVEIYTEQMYSYEREKAIVGDFTFVAIDESKKPIQIL; this comes from the coding sequence ATGACTACAGAAGAAAGAATTACAAACTCCGAAACGCGAATTTTTAAAGCGGTTTTCCCCAATACAACCAATCATTATGACACACTTTTCGGCGGCACAGCGATGCAGTTGATGGATGAAGTTGCTTTTATCACCGCAACACGTTTTGCAAGGAAACGAGTGGTAACCGTAAGCAGCGATAAAATCGATTTTAAAAAACCAATTCCGGCAGGAACGATTGTAGAACTGATCGGGAAAGTTTCTCATGTAGGAAAAACAAGTATGAAGGTGAATGTAGAAATCTACACCGAGCAAATGTATTCTTACGAAAGGGAAAAAGCAATAGTGGGTGATTTTACTTTTGTAGCGATTGACGAATCTAAGAAACCAATTCAAATACTATAA
- a CDS encoding ATP-binding cassette domain-containing protein — MSTLHVDSVTKSFGEKKVLEDIYLGCKTGEIIGILGRNGSGKSTLFQIIFGTMKGDGQYVKVNDVIVRSQFDRKNRISYLPQSSFLPQNIRIKKLISLFCDKADSAKLFQSELLQPFINEIPRNISSGELRILEVLLIIFSKAEFILLDEPFHSLSPKIVSSIKNMIKKQSENKGFIISDHQYQDVLDISDRIYLLSDAYLKPIKDLTELQRFNYLPKNI; from the coding sequence ATGAGTACACTTCATGTAGACAGCGTTACAAAATCTTTTGGTGAAAAGAAAGTTTTGGAGGATATTTATTTAGGTTGCAAAACAGGAGAAATCATAGGAATTCTTGGTAGAAACGGTTCCGGGAAATCGACGCTATTCCAAATTATTTTTGGAACCATGAAAGGTGACGGTCAATATGTGAAAGTGAATGACGTTATCGTTAGGAGTCAATTTGACCGTAAAAACAGGATTTCTTATTTACCACAGTCCTCTTTTCTTCCTCAAAATATTCGAATTAAAAAACTCATAAGCTTATTTTGTGATAAGGCAGATTCTGCAAAACTTTTTCAGTCAGAATTACTTCAGCCTTTTATAAATGAAATTCCAAGAAACATTTCCAGTGGCGAATTAAGAATTTTAGAAGTTTTACTGATCATTTTTTCAAAAGCCGAATTTATTTTATTGGATGAACCATTTCACAGCCTTTCGCCAAAAATAGTTTCCAGCATAAAGAATATGATTAAAAAACAATCAGAAAATAAAGGTTTTATCATCTCTGATCATCAATATCAGGACGTTTTGGATATTTCAGATCGTATTTATCTGCTTTCCGATGCTTATTTAAAACCAATAAAAGATTTAACAGAATTGCAAAGGTTTAATTATCTTCCGAAAAATATTTAA
- a CDS encoding PaaI family thioesterase, translating to MYTEGKTKKEILEFINNWGEETFAKTLDIQFIDIDLENETLTATMPVTPKIHQPFGIMHGGATCVLAETMGSSLSNMFIDGSKYFGVGTNINSNHLRSKKDGIVTAVARFIRKGKTMHVSEIEIRDEKDQLISHTTMTNNIIKK from the coding sequence ATGTATACAGAAGGCAAAACAAAAAAAGAGATCTTAGAATTTATTAATAATTGGGGTGAAGAAACCTTTGCAAAAACTCTTGACATACAATTCATCGACATCGATCTCGAAAACGAAACTCTTACCGCAACAATGCCTGTTACGCCGAAAATTCATCAGCCTTTCGGGATTATGCATGGCGGAGCAACTTGTGTATTAGCCGAAACTATGGGTTCTAGCCTTTCGAATATGTTCATTGACGGAAGCAAATATTTCGGTGTAGGAACAAATATAAATTCGAATCATTTAAGAAGCAAAAAAGACGGAATCGTTACGGCAGTAGCAAGATTCATCAGAAAAGGAAAAACAATGCACGTTTCTGAAATTGAAATTCGGGACGAAAAAGACCAGTTAATCAGTCATACAACGATGACGAATAATATTATTAAAAAGTGA
- a CDS encoding MarC family protein: MVEVFQDFSLKETMTCFMVLFAVIDIIGSIPIIVSLKQKFGQIEAKRASITAGLIMIIFLFVGNKILKFIGVDVNSFAIAGAFVIFIIALEMILGIEINKTTEAKAASIVPIAFPLVAGAGTLTTTLSLRAEFHDINIILGIILNTIFVYLVLKSAPWLEKKMGEATLSILQKVFGIILLAISIKLFTANFAQLVQNYINF, encoded by the coding sequence ATGGTGGAAGTTTTTCAGGATTTTTCTCTTAAAGAGACAATGACGTGTTTTATGGTTCTTTTTGCAGTGATCGACATCATTGGCTCAATTCCTATTATTGTAAGTTTAAAGCAGAAATTTGGACAAATTGAAGCAAAACGTGCATCAATTACAGCGGGATTGATCATGATTATATTTCTGTTTGTTGGAAATAAAATTTTAAAATTTATTGGTGTAGATGTTAATTCATTTGCCATCGCGGGTGCATTTGTAATCTTTATCATCGCTTTGGAAATGATTTTAGGGATTGAAATCAATAAGACCACCGAAGCGAAAGCTGCATCTATTGTTCCGATTGCTTTTCCTTTGGTTGCCGGAGCCGGAACTTTAACCACAACTTTGTCTTTACGTGCAGAATTTCATGACATCAATATCATTCTTGGGATCATTCTCAATACAATTTTCGTATATTTGGTGCTGAAATCAGCGCCTTGGTTGGAGAAGAAAATGGGAGAGGCAACGTTGTCTATTCTACAGAAAGTTTTCGGGATCATCCTGCTTGCGATTTCAATTAAATTATTTACAGCAAACTTTGCACAATTGGTGCAGAATTATATAAATTTTTAG
- a CDS encoding GEVED domain-containing protein translates to MAKKLLFLLLVLSGISIYQSKHLDKNLLETPFTVPAIVVVSNITATSATITCSSIPSSNYLFEYRPSGVGAAWNSAQTNVPILTINSLQSCTKYDVRIRDLSNPSDVSVIVVFTTLSVDNCVSSSTDSGLMHISNVTVTPPPLFGVLPMVSNSGTSNYTDYRSDPTRKVNLVYGSTNNVFSMTKSGPVNPSAAYVNVWIDYNANGIFESAELTVSATSNTNNTIASSFNVPTSAAIGSVINCAVTMRVIFSNTYVSNGCGNFGYGEVEDYGVYLSTTPNLAVNEIEKNKEINICPNPVSDIINISGISSETDFEIYNAAGQKVSSGKISDGKVNVHQLLKGIYFININNKEKTNRLKFIKK, encoded by the coding sequence ATGGCAAAAAAACTACTTTTTTTATTACTTGTCTTATCAGGAATTTCAATTTACCAAAGTAAACATTTAGATAAGAACTTATTAGAAACACCTTTCACTGTTCCTGCAATTGTTGTAGTTTCTAATATTACTGCAACTTCTGCTACAATAACTTGCAGTTCTATACCAAGCTCAAATTATCTGTTTGAGTACAGACCTTCCGGTGTAGGAGCTGCCTGGAATTCTGCTCAAACCAATGTTCCGATACTCACAATAAACTCTTTACAATCTTGTACAAAATATGATGTGAGAATAAGAGATTTGAGCAATCCATCGGATGTTTCTGTAATTGTGGTGTTTACGACATTGTCGGTTGATAATTGCGTATCTTCGTCTACAGATTCGGGTTTAATGCATATTTCAAATGTGACCGTTACACCACCGCCTCTGTTCGGGGTTTTGCCGATGGTAAGCAATTCCGGAACATCAAATTACACAGACTATCGTTCTGATCCTACCAGAAAAGTAAATTTGGTCTATGGTTCTACAAATAATGTGTTTTCCATGACAAAAAGCGGACCGGTCAATCCGTCTGCTGCGTATGTAAATGTTTGGATAGATTACAATGCAAACGGAATTTTCGAAAGTGCTGAACTGACTGTGAGTGCTACATCCAATACCAACAATACGATCGCCAGTTCTTTTAATGTTCCAACTTCTGCAGCAATCGGTAGTGTCATCAATTGTGCAGTGACAATGAGGGTTATCTTCTCAAATACTTATGTATCAAACGGATGCGGGAATTTTGGGTATGGTGAGGTAGAAGATTATGGCGTTTATTTATCTACAACTCCAAATCTTGCTGTTAATGAGATTGAAAAAAACAAAGAAATCAATATCTGCCCAAATCCTGTTTCGGATATTATAAATATCTCAGGAATATCTTCAGAAACAGACTTTGAAATTTACAATGCAGCCGGACAAAAAGTGAGTTCAGGCAAAATTTCGGATGGAAAAGTAAATGTTCATCAGCTTTTGAAAGGAATTTATTTTATTAATATCAATAATAAAGAAAAAACAAATCGATTGAAATTTATTAAAAAATAA
- a CDS encoding PspC domain-containing protein gives MNKTLSIGLAGFSFTIEEHAYIKLSDYLNALRSSLEASEADEVMHDIEIRMVEIFRDTLGKREVINDTDVERVIAQIGSPEKIEEQEEAYYSEKNTKRESSGTTYTDKRQLFRDPERQKIAGVCAGLAHYVGMDITAMRAIWLGIFVLGIFTAAISSSLIGLLYIILWVVLPKAETAADFLKMKGKPMNFDNLKNESNKLVQFANESTQRVGEIYIENKPYINNAGSGIWNVIRYFLGGIFALMSFGCLIGVFVVFGFMGNDSFPPINQMDFYFDNDGMKYIIMVMIVLGSLIPALLFGLLSMKLISPKTKLRNTGWVIGALILALIAVSTYFGISMAKKDMFLKGHKEDTEEIAIPTTSDSIYVDIKQITIPQNFKGYDDDIYSDKISVYEKDWVHVDVTRKADIKTPYLIIKKEAKGYNIPLNASIPVEIVGNKVILPNYIKYPYDHRFRDYSIDYELVIPQNAVVIPLKKDGINFDGDTDGNGINDNDEEDNDDETGNIQIEKNKISINGATIEYSDNDKDSVIINGKKYQKNEAEKIMDTMKMNIDKMKDVDIKIKDGKKEFSIKPNN, from the coding sequence ATGAACAAGACACTCTCAATAGGACTCGCAGGTTTTTCTTTTACTATAGAAGAACACGCATATATAAAGCTCAGCGATTATCTTAACGCTCTTAGAAGCTCACTAGAGGCTTCTGAAGCAGACGAGGTAATGCACGATATAGAAATAAGAATGGTTGAAATCTTCAGAGATACTTTAGGAAAACGAGAAGTAATCAACGATACAGACGTAGAAAGAGTAATTGCTCAAATCGGTTCTCCTGAAAAGATCGAAGAGCAGGAAGAAGCTTATTATTCTGAAAAAAATACAAAAAGAGAAAGCTCAGGAACAACGTACACAGACAAAAGACAATTGTTCCGTGATCCTGAAAGACAAAAAATTGCCGGTGTTTGTGCAGGTTTGGCTCATTACGTTGGGATGGATATCACGGCAATGAGAGCAATCTGGTTAGGGATTTTCGTTCTGGGGATTTTTACGGCAGCAATTTCTTCGTCTTTGATCGGTCTTCTGTACATTATACTTTGGGTTGTTTTACCAAAAGCAGAAACGGCAGCAGATTTTTTGAAAATGAAGGGAAAGCCTATGAACTTCGACAATCTTAAAAACGAATCTAACAAACTTGTACAGTTTGCTAATGAATCTACGCAGAGAGTCGGAGAAATCTACATCGAAAACAAACCTTATATCAATAATGCAGGAAGCGGAATCTGGAACGTAATCCGTTATTTTCTAGGAGGAATTTTTGCATTAATGTCATTTGGATGTCTGATTGGTGTTTTTGTAGTCTTTGGCTTCATGGGCAACGACAGCTTTCCTCCAATCAATCAAATGGATTTTTATTTTGATAATGATGGAATGAAATACATCATTATGGTAATGATCGTTTTAGGAAGTCTGATTCCGGCATTGTTATTTGGGTTATTGAGCATGAAATTAATTTCACCAAAAACAAAACTGAGAAATACAGGTTGGGTAATCGGAGCATTGATTCTTGCATTAATCGCAGTTTCCACTTATTTCGGAATCAGCATGGCTAAAAAAGATATGTTTTTAAAAGGTCATAAAGAGGATACAGAAGAGATTGCCATTCCTACAACTTCAGATAGTATTTATGTTGATATTAAGCAAATTACGATACCTCAAAACTTTAAAGGATATGATGACGATATCTATTCTGATAAAATATCTGTTTACGAAAAAGACTGGGTTCATGTAGATGTAACGAGAAAAGCTGATATTAAAACACCATATTTAATCATTAAAAAAGAAGCTAAAGGTTATAATATTCCGCTTAACGCAAGTATTCCTGTAGAAATCGTTGGAAATAAAGTAATTCTTCCGAACTATATTAAATATCCTTATGATCACCGTTTCAGAGATTACAGCATTGATTATGAATTGGTAATTCCGCAAAACGCAGTCGTTATCCCTTTAAAGAAAGACGGAATCAATTTTGACGGTGACACAGACGGAAACGGTATCAACGACAATGACGAAGAAGACAATGATGATGAAACCGGTAATATTCAAATTGAAAAAAATAAAATCTCAATCAACGGTGCTACCATCGAATACAGCGATAATGATAAAGACAGCGTGATCATTAATGGAAAGAAATATCAAAAAAATGAAGCTGAAAAAATCATGGATACCATGAAGATGAATATCGATAAAATGAAGGATGTAGACATCAAGATAAAAGACGGTAAAAAAGAATTTTCGATTAAACCAAATAATTAA
- a CDS encoding 1-acyl-sn-glycerol-3-phosphate acyltransferase: MKKLIGKLMLKILGWKVVLQGDANSLNRCILVVAPHTHNMEYLLGNLAYWTLGKPLKIIIKDAHTKAWYGSVVRGLGGIGIDRSQKNDLINFVANEFKKDDFSLVITPEGTRSWVPKWRKGFYHMALAAKVPIVLAAGDFKRNIVYLGYTIPYERIASASFLEIMEEIQNYYIKYDIGPKIPSNWNPNIIGDEVRS, translated from the coding sequence ATGAAAAAGCTGATTGGCAAACTGATGCTAAAAATTCTGGGTTGGAAAGTCGTTTTACAAGGCGATGCCAACAGTCTCAATCGTTGTATTCTGGTGGTAGCACCACACACGCACAATATGGAATATCTTTTGGGAAATCTTGCCTATTGGACTCTCGGAAAACCTTTGAAAATCATCATTAAAGATGCTCACACTAAAGCTTGGTACGGTTCGGTAGTTCGTGGACTGGGAGGAATCGGCATCGACAGAAGCCAGAAAAATGATCTGATTAATTTCGTAGCCAATGAATTTAAGAAAGATGATTTTAGTCTTGTAATTACTCCTGAAGGAACCAGAAGCTGGGTTCCGAAATGGCGGAAGGGTTTTTATCACATGGCTTTGGCAGCGAAGGTTCCGATTGTTTTGGCAGCGGGAGATTTCAAGAGAAATATTGTTTACCTCGGCTATACAATTCCGTATGAAAGAATAGCTTCGGCATCTTTCCTGGAAATCATGGAAGAAATTCAAAATTATTATATCAAATACGATATCGGTCCTAAAATTCCATCCAACTGGAATCCGAATATTATAGGAGATGAAGTTAGAAGTTAG
- a CDS encoding chorismate-binding protein, whose protein sequence is MIYFKFPFNEKMYSIEENSDKKSVIFKSFDQAESINFNGNIFEASNIDKRLSSKSLIQEESDFSPESHHEYLEKLHKVIKIVKENNLQKLVLSRRKIFKDFSEINLEQSFKNLCQSYPNAFRYLFTKNGNTWIGAFSEVLGKYNKTTHEFETMSLAGTIPVSETWSTKEIEEQKPVSSYIRNVLQKFRKDSEIWESETYDHISGNIKHLRTDFKLKISAEDLDAIIEELHPTPAVCGIPKDFCKEKIQELEKFPRELYAGFIRIETDEFIQYFVNLRCAKLYRDAVHLFVGGGITAESDPDKEWMETELKSEAVLKNLSLLS, encoded by the coding sequence ATGATTTACTTCAAATTTCCTTTTAACGAAAAAATGTATTCCATAGAAGAAAATTCAGATAAAAAGTCGGTTATTTTCAAGTCTTTTGATCAGGCGGAAAGTATTAATTTTAATGGAAATATTTTTGAAGCAAGCAACATTGATAAAAGACTCTCCAGCAAATCATTAATTCAGGAAGAATCTGATTTTTCACCAGAATCTCACCATGAATATTTGGAAAAACTTCACAAGGTTATTAAAATTGTTAAAGAAAACAATCTTCAAAAGCTGGTTCTATCACGAAGAAAAATTTTCAAAGACTTTAGTGAAATTAATTTAGAACAGAGTTTTAAAAACCTCTGTCAATCGTATCCGAACGCTTTCAGATATCTGTTTACAAAGAATGGAAATACGTGGATTGGTGCGTTCTCGGAAGTTTTAGGAAAATATAATAAAACTACGCACGAGTTTGAAACGATGAGTTTAGCGGGAACCATTCCGGTATCAGAAACCTGGAGTACAAAAGAAATTGAAGAACAGAAACCCGTTTCTTCGTACATCAGAAATGTCTTGCAAAAATTCCGAAAAGATTCAGAGATTTGGGAATCCGAAACCTATGATCATATATCTGGCAATATCAAGCATTTAAGAACTGATTTTAAATTGAAAATCAGCGCTGAAGATCTTGATGCAATTATTGAAGAACTTCATCCCACCCCAGCTGTTTGCGGGATCCCGAAAGATTTCTGCAAAGAGAAAATTCAGGAGCTGGAAAAATTTCCAAGAGAATTATACGCAGGATTTATAAGAATTGAAACTGATGAATTCATCCAGTATTTTGTGAATCTACGTTGTGCAAAACTTTATCGTGACGCTGTACATCTCTTCGTGGGTGGCGGAATCACGGCTGAGAGCGATCCTGATAAAGAATGGATGGAAACTGAATTGAAGTCTGAAGCTGTTCTGAAAAATCTCTCTCTTTTAAGCTAA
- a CDS encoding RNA polymerase sigma factor encodes MHKTNWQKIYLDYSPKLLGICRRYVADLQTAEDLLQDSFILAMQKSHQLKDEKALFGWLKTIVVNSALQHLRSNSKEIFVSTEISEIPEQLTEMNNSSTEKNHVLAYDFTREELLKSIDSLPLHHRSVFNLYFIENNSHQEIAKLLGINVNTSKSHLLRAKKSVQNYLLNNFVTQDTPKNNKKVTQLLVFLGFGSLMWAQTFQSKFADFKITPSKNLSIPNNVSSTTVSFSGPGKNLLKKLIITATLFITLIISIVAFEENKSFKQGISLAESTMKNEIENNVNKNSTEPKSEVIKKTDIQNEELNKIDLNRKTENQENISRPILTKEKKLHSKDSVDNALKKVIIIKKIIQRDTIFIERPN; translated from the coding sequence ATGCACAAAACAAACTGGCAAAAAATCTATCTCGACTATTCCCCGAAACTTTTGGGGATTTGTCGCAGATATGTCGCAGACTTACAGACTGCGGAAGATCTTTTGCAGGACAGTTTTATCTTGGCGATGCAAAAAAGCCATCAGCTAAAAGACGAAAAAGCTTTATTTGGCTGGCTCAAAACTATTGTTGTCAATAGTGCTTTACAGCATTTACGAAGCAACTCCAAAGAAATTTTCGTATCCACAGAAATATCAGAAATCCCGGAACAATTGACCGAAATGAATAACTCTTCCACAGAAAAAAATCACGTTTTAGCCTACGATTTCACCAGAGAAGAACTGTTGAAGTCTATCGACAGTCTGCCATTGCATCACCGTTCGGTTTTCAATTTATATTTCATCGAAAACAATTCTCATCAGGAGATTGCAAAACTATTGGGTATAAACGTTAACACTTCAAAATCACATTTGCTGAGAGCAAAAAAATCTGTTCAGAATTATTTATTAAACAATTTCGTCACTCAAGACACTCCTAAAAACAACAAAAAAGTTACTCAATTACTTGTTTTTTTAGGATTTGGCAGCTTGATGTGGGCACAGACTTTTCAAAGTAAATTTGCTGATTTTAAGATTACGCCGTCAAAAAATCTTTCAATTCCGAATAATGTTTCTTCGACTACTGTTTCTTTTTCAGGTCCCGGCAAAAATCTTCTGAAGAAACTGATTATTACCGCTACATTATTTATTACTCTTATCATTTCGATCGTAGCTTTTGAAGAAAATAAATCATTTAAGCAAGGAATTTCACTAGCTGAATCGACCATGAAAAATGAGATAGAAAATAATGTAAATAAAAATTCTACGGAACCAAAATCAGAAGTTATTAAAAAGACTGATATTCAAAATGAAGAATTAAATAAAATCGACTTAAATCGAAAGACAGAAAATCAAGAGAATATTTCAAGACCAATTCTTACAAAAGAAAAAAAATTACATTCAAAAGATTCTGTTGATAATGCTCTTAAAAAAGTAATTATCATAAAAAAAATAATCCAGAGAGACACCATTTTTATTGAACGACCTAACTAA
- a CDS encoding protease complex subunit PrcB family protein yields MKNYLLLLFCSVFFILNSCRDQEENTESKTPVTVQLIGKGDLVGNNIPQQNTVITTSAQWNTLLNNLDASNNISGGFTETNVDFNQFMIIATFDQVFPNGGHSIDIIAVDENPQNIIVDVEKLLTGNVTAVVTQPYHIVKIPKSTKPIIFQ; encoded by the coding sequence ATGAAAAATTATCTACTTCTATTATTTTGTTCGGTTTTCTTTATTTTAAATTCGTGTAGGGATCAAGAAGAGAATACTGAAAGCAAAACTCCTGTAACTGTACAGCTAATCGGGAAAGGTGATTTGGTTGGAAATAATATTCCGCAGCAAAATACCGTCATCACAACCTCTGCACAATGGAACACTCTTCTTAATAACTTAGATGCTTCCAATAATATTTCAGGTGGTTTCACAGAAACTAATGTAGATTTTAATCAGTTTATGATTATTGCAACCTTTGATCAGGTTTTTCCCAATGGCGGACATTCTATCGACATTATTGCTGTTGACGAAAATCCTCAAAACATCATCGTTGATGTTGAAAAACTGTTAACAGGAAACGTGACGGCAGTTGTAACGCAACCCTATCATATTGTGAAAATTCCTAAAAGCACAAAACCGATTATATTTCAATAA
- a CDS encoding HD domain-containing protein: protein MKIKKEIDFIIAIDALKNVQRRNYNADDSRRENTAEHSWQIIILAQILFPYAKNRADIDLLRVIRMLSIHDLVEIEAGDTFIFDEAAMVGKFEREKISAQNIFGIIDEPIRSEFFNLWLEFEEEQTPDAIFACAIDRIMPFILNSHTSGKSWTEAAVTEIQVRNMLENAISRASDEMGEAFQFLMIKNLETEKVLK from the coding sequence ATGAAAATTAAAAAGGAAATTGATTTTATTATCGCAATCGATGCTTTAAAAAATGTCCAGAGAAGAAATTATAACGCCGACGATTCCCGAAGAGAAAATACTGCCGAACATTCTTGGCAGATCATTATATTGGCGCAGATTCTCTTTCCTTACGCAAAAAACAGAGCAGACATCGATTTGTTGCGAGTAATCAGAATGCTTTCAATTCATGATTTGGTTGAAATTGAAGCAGGTGATACCTTTATTTTTGATGAAGCAGCAATGGTGGGCAAGTTCGAAAGAGAAAAAATATCAGCTCAGAATATATTTGGAATTATAGATGAGCCAATTCGTTCAGAATTTTTCAATCTCTGGTTAGAATTTGAAGAAGAGCAAACTCCTGATGCAATATTTGCCTGTGCAATTGATAGAATAATGCCTTTCATTCTCAATTCTCATACATCAGGAAAAAGCTGGACGGAAGCTGCGGTAACCGAAATACAGGTAAGAAACATGCTCGAAAATGCGATAAGCAGAGCTTCTGACGAGATGGGAGAGGCTTTCCAATTTTTAATGATTAAAAATCTTGAAACGGAGAAGGTTTTGAAATAA
- a CDS encoding PadR family transcriptional regulator: MNTENTKAQMRKGILEFCILSLINNREMYVSDLIDELKKGKLDVVEGTLYPLLTRLKNGEFLSYRWEESTGGPPRKYYQITEKGKTFLAELQNTWKELTNSVNQITQNI; encoded by the coding sequence ATGAATACTGAAAATACCAAAGCGCAAATGCGAAAAGGGATTCTGGAATTCTGTATTTTAAGCCTCATCAATAATCGCGAAATGTATGTTTCTGATTTAATTGATGAACTGAAAAAAGGAAAACTGGATGTAGTGGAAGGAACCCTCTATCCTCTTTTAACCCGATTGAAAAACGGAGAATTTCTCTCTTACAGATGGGAAGAATCTACCGGAGGGCCGCCAAGAAAATACTATCAGATAACAGAAAAAGGCAAAACTTTTCTAGCTGAACTGCAAAATACCTGGAAAGAACTGACAAATTCTGTAAACCAAATCACTCAAAATATTTAA